atgtttagccgtgttacagacacacaaggtgacacaaacaggtaaaaatggcaattaaatgagaatttcccacaactgtggctttttaaattgcaattagtgtttgtgtataaatagtcaatgagtttgttagatCTTACGTGGATGgattgagcaggctagatactgagccattgggagcagaaaataactgtcaaaagacctacataacaaggtaatggaaatgtatgaagatggaaaaggatataaagatattcaatcacttattatgAGGTGGacaatttggggatctcttgataccaagccaaggtcagatagaccaagaaagatttcagccaaaactgccagaataattgtaagggatacaaagaaaaacccacagataacctcaggagaaatatacgctgctctggaaaaagacggtgtggttgtttcaaggagcacaatatgacagtACTTCAACAAATGATGCAATACACAATATTCAGAACAGTGGCGTCTGGGGCTATAGGCCCAGATCTCAAAcggaccaaaaataataataataaaaaaaatatgataatgTTCTATTCATCTaaaattccgatcgcgcattatgaaaatgtagatgtgtagggtgctagcgtgtacatcgaaagtatccgcatgtacattcaaaaccctgtactttctgtcccgggcgggccgggagggtgggctaagccccgaatgtattgtgctCTTAGCGATGCCTCTGATtcagaactaagggtatgcagactttagattttttctttgttgccatgttttgttttatgattgtgccattctgttgtaacctatagttgaatgtgaatctgaTAAGAAATAAgacttgttttgcctgctcattcatgttctttacaaatagtacatacagctctgaaaaaaattaagagaccactcctattttttcttaaatcagcatctctacatgtatggcagccattccattccagtgactgttaaattccaacacaggcacacctcattttactctaatttaatgaggaaaggtataaaaaccactgctgtggtcatcactatcctctagcaataggaccagctggatggcaaaaacaaggtaatttaataaaaaaataactattaagcatgtcaaaagagttgaaaagaaaagctttgagtgaggaaaagaagggttaaattctggcttaattggcagagggatacagtgagcatcagcttgcttccatcctgaaaaatTCTATGATGGCGGTTCAAGAAACAGACATTAGGGAGAACAAAGTTACAGAtgggcagagggcaaaaacgattgtcaactcattcgaatgtcactcaacaactgtaggatgacatcaagtaacctacaaaaataatggcaaacagcagctggggtgaagtgcactgTGAGGACTGTTCGAAACaagctcctaggggcagggatgaagtcgtgcaaagctagaaaaagcccttcatcaatgagaagcaaagaagagccaggctgaagtttgcaaaataccataaggattggaccgtaggggaatggagtaaggtcatcttcgcTGATGAGTAAAATTttcaacacctggtcgtcttatggttagacggagacctggagaggcctacaagccagtgtctcgcacccactgtgaaatttgactttttttggttggtattttgaccagttgttgttttctacaaataaatactctaactGACAATATTTAAATTTTGCATTTGGAAGTAATGTTATCactagtttatagaataaaacaaaaatttaaattttactcaaacacacctATAAATAGTataaccagagaaactgatcattttgcagtggtctcttaatcttttccagagaggtatattaccaattctccaagggtatgcaaacttttgagcacaactgtacaacaAAGCCTGTGGGGAATTTAACCACAGTCTGTGGCCACTCTGTGGGGATGGCCTTGTCcacaacagaaatgtattttgactggctgactggtctagaaaataaaaaataatatgttgTTATTAGGATGCAAGGTGATTTGTAGATAAATAGCCTGCATGACCTTTGAGAATGGCGATTGATTTTATCTGTATCCATGACTTACCATGCTTTCTTAACGGAAGCCATACAGTTACACAGACAAAGATCTGTAATGGAAAAGAACAGCACAAGCAATTAGAAAAGAACAGAACATTATTTCATGCACAACAACTAACCAGGTTCTTTGTTGTCGTTGTGGTCATGGTCTTATTAAAGTGCAATTTCCCACTGGGAAATAGGTACTTCTGAAGTCAGTGAACGCTGCTTAACACAAGACCGAATAGCAACAGATGACGTGTGGAAAGCATCCTCGAACAGTGACGTCAGGTGACACCGACGttgtcccccccccacccccccacccccgccatGCGTATTAAGCTTGTTGTTGGACTGGTTGTTATTATGACTGGACAAGGCCTCAGACTAAATTAGGAGAGTAACCCCCGACGCTACCCGGGGAAACTTGCCAATGGAGGGCATGGACATAGACCTGGACCCGGAGCTCATGCAGAAATTCAGCTGCATGGGCACCACTGACAAGGATGTCCTTATATCAGAGTTCCAACGGCTGCTTGGATTCCAACTCAACCCGGCAGGATGCGCCTTTTTCCTTGATATGACCAACTGGTGAGTTCGTGGATATGGGGCCTAGCGTGGCAACATTTTGCCCAGTGCAATAAAATCTCCTAAGTAGTTGTCATTTATTGTGGAAATCTCTCCCTCTCGTTCTTGTTCGGGTAAAAGTATATACTTGTGTAGATTGGTCATTGTCAGGACATAGAGCAGTTTGGCCAATGAGATCTGCGCTAACAGCAGAAACAATAATATTACCAGTCTGCCTAGGTCTAGTTTGTTAACTTTgctaaaaaagtatttatggcaacaaaaaatataaacataaccTTACCGCGTTTCTTTAAAATAACGTGTAGTtagctacagtatatattaGTATTTGAGTTTGTGGTCTAACTAGACGCGTGTGAAAACTTTCGCCAAGGGGCTCTAGAGTTAGCTAGCGCGCGTGTGGTATGTGacgtaatacaatttatttgttTAATGATCACGACTTAAGCTTAAACGACATTGCCTTAATAAATGACCAGTTGATTAATATTCTTTATCAGCAAATTGGACCGTTTTTTTTATTGGaacgtttttgttttgtgaaattgTTTTATGAACTTGATAAGCTagattttgaataataattaaacatggcattgattcaccCACTGTTGTCACTACCTTTTCCCATTAATATAGGAATCTACAGGCAGCGATTGGTGCATATTATGACTTTGAGAGTCCCAGCATCAACACACCATCTATGTCCTTTGTGGAGGATGTGACCATTGGTGAGGGAGAGTCTGTTCCCCCCGACACACCGTTCACAAAGACCTGGAGGATACAGAACACGGGTGGGGTTACCTATTGGTCATACTGGTTATATGATCCATGAAAAGTGAAGTAATTAAAGAACAAATAACTTCACTGCAATAGGAGAACAGGAAGCTCCTTGCATGTTTTTGCAGTGGATGTGAAGTATCTGTAGGCCTAACTGCATAGTTGGCCAGCTTTGTGTGACAAATATCTTTGTCTGTGATTCACAGGTGCACAGGCCTGGCCACCTGGGGTATGTCTCAAGTACATTGGAGGGGACCAGTTTGGCCATGTAAACATGGTGATGGTGCGCTCTCTAGAGCCCCAGGAGATCTCTGACATCAGTGTGCAGATGCGCAGCCCCACAGCACCCGGGATGTACCAGGGTCAGTGGAGGATGTCCACAGCCACAGGACTGTTTTATGGAGGTAGGtccacaaccacacagacatactgttttgtggaaagaaaaaagtcACAAAATCAATGTCTAGAAATTGCTCTGCTTGactaaaaatgtaaacactcaAGAGGTAGACATGTTTTCAACCAGTTTCCATAAAACCATTTAATCTCGATAAATTACCTAGTTGCTTTAACTAAAAGGAAGAGACAATTCGTTTGTTTGACAGGATGGAATCCTTTTATTGGCAAAATCAATAAAGCAGTGGCAGTGCAACAACCTTTATGCAAGAATAACCATCAAATCGAATAAAAC
This sequence is a window from Esox lucius isolate fEsoLuc1 chromosome 17, fEsoLuc1.pri, whole genome shotgun sequence. Protein-coding genes within it:
- the ilrun gene encoding protein ILRUN isoform X3 → MEGMDIDLDPELMQKFSCMGTTDKDVLISEFQRLLGFQLNPAGCAFFLDMTNWNLQAAIGAYYDFESPSINTPSMSFVEDVTIGAQAWPPGVCLKYIGGDQFGHVNMVMVRSLEPQEISDISVQMRSPTAPGMYQGQWRMSTATGLFYGDVIWVILSVEVGGLLGVTQQLSSFETEFNTQPHRNVEGDFNPFASPQKTKHDAGDNDNFKDAGVPWEGPPNAFQQEQNRLSQNAVNRSSNGLQNNLSVVTYSQSFGRCPYPEQLTGIHGAYPFDQS
- the ilrun gene encoding protein ILRUN isoform X2; the encoded protein is MEGMDIDLDPELMQKFSCMGTTDKDVLISEFQRLLGFQLNPAGCAFFLDMTNWNLQAAIGAYYDFESPSINTPSMSFVEDVTIGEGESVPPDTPFTKTWRIQNTGAQAWPPGVCLKYIGGDQFGHVNMVMVRSLEPQEISDISVQMRSPTAPGMYQGQWRMSTATGLFYGDVIWVILSVEVGGLLGVTQQLSSFETEFNTQPHRNVEGDFNPFASPQKTKHDAGDNDNFKDAGVPWEGPPNAFQQEQNRLSQNAVNRSSNGLQNNLSVVTYSQGIHGAYPFDQS
- the ilrun gene encoding protein ILRUN isoform X1 encodes the protein MEGMDIDLDPELMQKFSCMGTTDKDVLISEFQRLLGFQLNPAGCAFFLDMTNWNLQAAIGAYYDFESPSINTPSMSFVEDVTIGEGESVPPDTPFTKTWRIQNTGAQAWPPGVCLKYIGGDQFGHVNMVMVRSLEPQEISDISVQMRSPTAPGMYQGQWRMSTATGLFYGDVIWVILSVEVGGLLGVTQQLSSFETEFNTQPHRNVEGDFNPFASPQKTKHDAGDNDNFKDAGVPWEGPPNAFQQEQNRLSQNAVNRSSNGLQNNLSVVTYSQSFGRCPYPEQLTGIHGAYPFDQS